The sequence CGGTGCAGCACTGGATCAGCGCGCTGGATGAAGCACTGTCCAGCCACCGCTGACTCTATTGAAGCCTGAACTGTCCGACCAACGTCTGTAGACGCTCGGACACGCCACCCAGTTGGCGGCTAGCGGATTCAAGCTGTTGCGTTCCGGCAGCGGTCTGCTCGGCCACCTGGGTGATGGCAATGATGTTGCGATTGATCTCCTCGGCCACGCTGCTCTGCTCGCCCGCCGCCGTGGCAATGTGCCCGTTCATGTTGCTGATGGTCGAAACAGCGGTATTGATGGATTCGAGCGAGGTGCGCGCCTCCCCGGCCTGTTCGACGCTGGCGCGGGCCCGAGTCTCGCTCTTGCCGATCACGTCGATCGCCTGCTTGGTGCCGGTACGCAGCCCCTCGATCATTTCATGGATCTGCGCGGTCGCCTGCTGGGTGCGTGCAGCCAGACCGCGCACCTCATCAGCCACTACCGCAAAGCCACGCCCCTGTTCGCCCGCGCGCGCCGCTTCGATGGCGGCATTCAGCGCCAGCAGGTTGGTTTGCTCGGCAATGCCGCCGATGACCTCCAGGATTTCTCCGATCCGCTCGCTGTCCTTGCCGAGGCCGGCCATGACCTGGGTGGCCGTGGATATCTCGGTCGCCAGCGCCTCGATGGCAGCCGTGGTCTCGGCCACCACGCCGCGCCCTGTCGTCGAGGCCTGATCTGCATTCTGCGCCGCCTGTGCCGCCTCGCTGGCATGGCGCGCAACCTCTTCGGCCGTGGCCGCCATTTCGGTAATGGCCGTGGCAAGCTGATCGCTTTCTTCCTGCTGGCTGATGGCGCCCTTGTCGGTTTCGCCGGTGATAGCCGAGATGCGT comes from Gammaproteobacteria bacterium and encodes:
- a CDS encoding methyl-accepting chemotaxis protein, translating into ESTMSFEQSAAYDDFKQSYPRYKKSLKQLEAIQGGEKWRADAYLIRTEIGPLQEKINANLDGLVKQLSAEVNISNQRIMSSVSNTRFVIAVLLAIGLALGVLVAWFMSRAITRPLNATVAALRDIAEGDGDLTARIATTSRDEIGELGQAFNTFAGKIQALLVQVAGSTAELASAAERISAITGETDKGAISQQEESDQLATAITEMAATAEEVARHASEAAQAAQNADQASTTGRGVVAETTAAIEALATEISTATQVMAGLGKDSERIGEILEVIGGIAEQTNLLALNAAIEAARAGEQGRGFAVVADEVRGLAARTQQATAQIHEMIEGLRTGTKQAIDVIGKSETRARASVEQAGEARTSLESINTAVSTISNMNGHIATAAGEQSSVAEEINRNIIAITQVAEQTAAGTQQLESASRQLGGVSERLQTLVGQFRLQ